A region from the Pseudomonas sp. P8_229 genome encodes:
- a CDS encoding GNAT family N-acetyltransferase, with amino-acid sequence MDETITYRIATVDDALSMCALGQLLNEVHHAARPDIYAPATELFSRDRPHWSGLFEKPGHVVFIASAGDQAVAFITASLSASSGPLMQPQNVVRIGSVCVAEQFSGKGIGRGLMDLVKNWAIEQDAQDLRLTVWPFNTRAARMYAEFGFEPRAVEMGMRL; translated from the coding sequence ATGGACGAAACCATCACTTACCGAATCGCGACGGTCGATGACGCCTTGAGCATGTGTGCGTTGGGCCAATTGCTCAACGAGGTGCACCACGCTGCCCGTCCCGATATCTATGCACCTGCCACCGAGCTGTTTTCTCGCGATCGCCCTCACTGGTCAGGTCTCTTTGAGAAGCCGGGACATGTTGTTTTCATCGCCAGCGCCGGCGATCAAGCAGTGGCGTTCATCACTGCCAGCCTGTCCGCAAGTTCAGGGCCGTTGATGCAGCCGCAGAATGTTGTGCGCATCGGCTCGGTGTGTGTCGCCGAACAGTTTTCGGGCAAAGGCATAGGGCGCGGGCTGATGGATCTCGTGAAAAACTGGGCGATCGAACAGGATGCCCAGGATCTGCGTTTGACTGTCTGGCCATTCAATACGCGCGCCGCGCGGATGTATGCGGAGTTCGGATTTGAACCCCGCGCCGTTGAAATGGGCATGCGTTTGTAG
- a CDS encoding O-methyltransferase translates to MTTLTSEPLASLIERLYSQASAATSPLLETVSGAERERLMHSKTEYLKLYAMLKDLWLPVSRDTGKLLYMLARNARAKAIVEFGTSFGLSTLHLAAALRDNGGGVLIGSEFEPAKIALARHHFIEGGVSDLVQIREGDALVTLASDLPPSVDLLLLDGAKALYGEVLHLVEKHLKPGALVVADNTNYCPDYLAYVRAPQNGYLSVPFADDIELSMRLG, encoded by the coding sequence ATGACAACCCTGACTTCTGAGCCATTGGCCAGCCTGATCGAACGCCTATACAGCCAAGCCAGCGCCGCCACCAGCCCGCTGCTGGAAACGGTGTCTGGCGCGGAACGTGAACGCCTGATGCACAGCAAGACCGAGTACCTGAAACTCTATGCAATGCTCAAGGACCTGTGGCTGCCAGTCTCCCGCGACACCGGCAAGCTGTTGTACATGCTGGCGCGCAATGCCAGGGCCAAGGCGATTGTCGAGTTCGGTACCTCGTTCGGCTTGTCCACTCTGCACCTGGCGGCCGCGCTGCGTGACAACGGTGGCGGCGTGCTGATCGGCAGTGAATTCGAACCGGCAAAAATCGCCCTGGCGCGTCATCACTTCATCGAGGGCGGCGTCAGTGATCTGGTGCAGATCCGCGAAGGCGATGCACTCGTGACGCTCGCCAGCGACCTGCCGCCGTCAGTCGACCTGCTCCTGCTCGATGGCGCCAAGGCGTTGTATGGCGAGGTGTTGCACCTGGTGGAAAAACACCTGAAACCGGGCGCATTGGTGGTGGCGGATAACACCAACTATTGCCCGGATTATCTGGCTTACGTGCGTGCGCCGCAGAACGGTTACCTGTCGGTGCCGTTTGCCGATGACATCGAGCTGTCGATGCGACTGGGCTGA
- a CDS encoding TetR family transcriptional regulator, which produces MNNRQTARISSRKQPQQARSTDLVAAILQAAVQVLTEHGATRFTTARVAEKAGVSIGSLYQYFPNKAAILFRLQSDEWLHTTQMLQRILQNREQPPLVRLRTLVQAFIRSECEEAQMRGALNDAAPLYRDAPEAHEVRAAGRQIFTAFMLQLLPNASEPTRTAACELILTTLSSVGKDFSASPRADLEITAFADELADMFSAYVVALNQPSG; this is translated from the coding sequence ATGAACAATCGCCAAACCGCCCGTATTTCCTCGCGCAAACAGCCGCAGCAGGCACGCTCGACTGATCTGGTCGCGGCGATTCTGCAGGCGGCTGTTCAGGTTTTGACCGAGCATGGCGCCACCCGATTTACCACCGCACGGGTCGCGGAAAAGGCTGGCGTAAGCATCGGTTCGCTGTATCAGTACTTCCCCAACAAAGCGGCGATTCTGTTCCGTTTGCAGAGTGATGAATGGCTGCACACCACGCAGATGCTGCAACGCATTCTGCAAAACCGCGAACAACCGCCACTGGTGCGCCTGCGCACCTTGGTGCAGGCGTTCATCCGTTCGGAGTGCGAAGAGGCGCAGATGCGTGGTGCGCTGAACGATGCCGCGCCGCTGTATCGCGACGCCCCCGAGGCGCACGAAGTACGCGCGGCAGGACGGCAGATTTTCACCGCATTCATGCTGCAATTGCTGCCAAATGCCAGTGAGCCAACTCGCACGGCGGCGTGCGAGCTGATCCTGACCACGCTCAGTTCGGTGGGCAAGGATTTTTCCGCCAGCCCTCGCGCCGATCTGGAAATCACCGCATTCGCCGACGAGCTGGCGGACATGTTCAGCGCTTACGTGGTGGCGCTGAATCAGCCTTCAGGGTAA
- a CDS encoding EamA family transporter, protein MQKKHLVLAILVTAVWGLNFPVTKLGLAGIDPLLLTALRFTLASLPWVFFVERPRVAFRWLAAYGLIFGVAMWALINQGIAWGVPPGTASLLIQCSAFFTLGWGVIFFGEHLGRAQWLGALLAFAGLQGIVLCSPGDASRAGLVLVVISAMAWSVGNVIIKVSQVREIFAFVVWASLFPPIPLMLLTWLLHGSAPFSALPSQLNALTLSSIAFQVYAATHFSYWGWNLLLREYPISRVAPLSLLIPVFGIFSSMVILGQYPGPAQWGLILLLLVAITLGSGHWQAVWLRRRARII, encoded by the coding sequence ATGCAAAAGAAGCACCTTGTACTCGCTATTCTGGTAACAGCGGTCTGGGGATTGAATTTCCCCGTGACCAAGCTCGGCCTGGCGGGTATCGATCCACTGTTGCTGACAGCATTGCGTTTCACGCTGGCTTCGCTGCCTTGGGTATTTTTCGTGGAGCGCCCACGGGTGGCCTTTCGGTGGCTGGCGGCTTACGGGCTGATCTTTGGCGTAGCGATGTGGGCGTTGATCAATCAGGGAATCGCATGGGGAGTGCCGCCCGGCACGGCATCGCTACTGATCCAGTGCAGCGCATTTTTCACCTTGGGTTGGGGGGTGATTTTTTTTGGCGAGCATCTGGGGCGCGCACAATGGCTTGGCGCGCTGTTGGCATTCGCAGGGTTGCAGGGCATCGTACTGTGCAGTCCCGGTGATGCATCGAGGGCAGGGTTGGTCCTCGTCGTCATCAGCGCGATGGCCTGGAGTGTTGGCAACGTCATCATCAAAGTGTCGCAGGTGCGTGAGATCTTCGCATTCGTGGTGTGGGCCAGCCTGTTTCCGCCCATCCCGCTGATGCTGTTGACGTGGCTGTTGCATGGCTCGGCGCCGTTCAGCGCGCTGCCTTCTCAGCTCAATGCGCTGACCCTGAGTTCTATCGCGTTTCAGGTCTACGCCGCGACACATTTCAGTTATTGGGGCTGGAACCTGCTGTTGCGTGAATACCCGATCTCGCGTGTGGCACCGTTGTCGCTGTTGATTCCGGTGTTCGGCATCTTCAGTTCGATGGTCATCCTCGGCCAATACCCAGGCCCTGCGCAGTGGGGGTTGATCTTGTTGCTGCTGGTGGCGATCACTTTGGGTTCGGGGCACTGGCAGGCTGTATGGTTACGCCGTCGTGCGCGAATCATCTGA
- a CDS encoding helix-turn-helix domain-containing GNAT family N-acetyltransferase yields the protein MTIAPALIEDIRTASRTMVRELGFMRATLAATDYSASGVHALLEIEAGDGVSAAQLAQSLGLEKSSVSRMVGKLIKAGEIEERAAADARVKRLQLTPRGRQTAAAIHAFGQAQVSKALQALNPSQQQSVAQGLTTYAHALKTIRLGSDQILTPNLPISTGYRPGLIGRVAQMHADYYSRHAGFGAVFESRVAGGVAEFVGRLDQPCNQIWVATLNERIVGSIAIDGQDLGNQQAHLRWFILDDGCRGSGVGRQLLNAAVAFCDQQGFDSIALWTFKGLDAARRLYEASGFELTREEQGSQWGTLVTEQQFTRNRTRPADLP from the coding sequence ATGACGATTGCCCCAGCCTTGATTGAAGACATTCGCACGGCGTCGCGCACCATGGTGCGGGAACTGGGCTTCATGCGCGCCACGCTGGCAGCGACCGACTACTCCGCCTCGGGTGTCCACGCGTTGCTGGAAATCGAGGCAGGGGACGGTGTGAGCGCTGCGCAGTTGGCGCAAAGCCTGGGGCTGGAAAAGTCCAGTGTCAGCCGCATGGTCGGCAAACTGATCAAGGCCGGCGAGATCGAGGAACGTGCCGCCGCGGACGCTCGCGTCAAGCGCTTGCAGCTGACGCCGCGAGGCCGGCAGACCGCCGCCGCTATCCACGCCTTTGGGCAGGCGCAGGTCAGCAAGGCGTTGCAGGCGCTCAATCCCTCGCAGCAACAGAGCGTGGCGCAAGGCCTCACGACCTACGCCCACGCCCTCAAGACCATTCGCCTGGGCAGCGATCAAATACTCACACCGAACCTGCCCATCAGCACCGGCTACCGTCCGGGCCTGATTGGCCGCGTGGCGCAAATGCATGCCGATTACTACTCGCGGCATGCCGGTTTCGGCGCGGTCTTCGAAAGCCGTGTCGCCGGTGGCGTGGCAGAGTTTGTCGGGCGCCTTGATCAGCCGTGCAACCAGATTTGGGTGGCGACCCTCAACGAGCGCATCGTCGGTTCGATCGCGATCGACGGGCAGGACCTCGGCAACCAGCAAGCGCATTTGCGTTGGTTCATCCTCGACGATGGCTGTCGCGGAAGCGGTGTCGGCCGGCAACTGCTGAACGCGGCCGTAGCGTTTTGTGATCAGCAGGGCTTTGACTCCATTGCGCTCTGGACTTTCAAGGGCCTCGACGCCGCGCGCCGACTGTATGAAGCGTCCGGCTTCGAGCTAACCAGGGAAGAGCAGGGCAGCCAGTGGGGCACGCTTGTCACGGAACAGCAGTTCACTCGCAACCGGACGCGTCCGGCCGATTTACCCTGA
- a CDS encoding zinc-dependent alcohol dehydrogenase family protein — translation MSQSTIRALILDDYADNSFREAQIERPVPQANEVLVRIVASGVNPIDYKIRTGNAPYAMPELPAILGTDMAGVIEAVGANVSHLSVGDEVFGLVGGVRGLPGSLAEYLAVDADLVALKPKNLGFREAAAVPLVFLTAWEGLVDRAHVHTGQKVLVHGGAGGVGHMAVQIAVALGADVFATVSPGKRAIVEGYGATAIDYKSVPVEQYVSQFTDGEGFDVIYDTVGGKSLDDSFAAIRLYGHVSSCAAFGTHNLATGSLRSATLSGIFVLLPLLTGVGRKHHAEILGYATRLIEEGKVKPLMHAERFSLSQARQAHDAVQQGTALGKVVIDVA, via the coding sequence ATGAGCCAATCCACCATTCGCGCGTTGATCCTTGATGACTACGCCGACAACTCCTTTCGCGAAGCACAGATCGAACGCCCGGTACCGCAAGCCAATGAGGTGCTGGTACGCATCGTCGCCAGTGGCGTGAACCCCATCGACTATAAAATCCGCACCGGCAATGCGCCGTACGCGATGCCGGAGCTGCCAGCGATTCTCGGAACTGACATGGCCGGCGTGATTGAAGCCGTTGGCGCCAACGTCAGCCATCTGTCGGTGGGCGACGAAGTGTTCGGCTTGGTCGGTGGTGTACGCGGTTTGCCGGGGTCGCTGGCCGAGTACCTGGCGGTGGATGCTGATCTGGTGGCGCTCAAGCCGAAGAATCTCGGGTTTCGTGAGGCGGCGGCAGTGCCGCTGGTGTTCCTGACGGCGTGGGAAGGTCTGGTCGACCGCGCGCACGTCCATACCGGTCAGAAGGTGCTGGTGCATGGCGGCGCGGGCGGTGTCGGGCACATGGCGGTGCAAATTGCCGTGGCCCTGGGCGCTGATGTGTTCGCCACGGTGTCGCCGGGCAAGCGCGCGATTGTCGAAGGCTATGGCGCCACCGCCATCGACTATAAAAGCGTGCCGGTCGAGCAGTACGTGAGCCAGTTCACCGATGGCGAGGGTTTCGACGTGATCTACGACACCGTCGGCGGCAAGAGCCTGGATGATTCGTTCGCGGCGATCCGGCTCTACGGTCACGTCAGCAGTTGCGCGGCGTTCGGCACCCACAATTTGGCCACCGGTTCGCTGCGCAGTGCGACGCTGTCGGGGATTTTCGTGTTGCTGCCGCTGCTCACCGGCGTCGGGCGCAAGCACCACGCGGAAATTCTCGGCTACGCCACGCGATTGATCGAAGAAGGCAAGGTCAAGCCGTTGATGCATGCCGAACGCTTCAGCCTCAGCCAGGCGCGACAGGCGCACGACGCGGTGCAACAGGGCACGGCGCTTGGCAAGGTGGTGATCGACGTCGCCTGA
- a CDS encoding LysR family transcriptional regulator, with the protein MLDLNDIAMFVQVVRSGSFAEAARRRGMPSNTVSRRIQQLEEQLGTRLLQRSTRKLTLTSAGQDFHERCVSAVDGLLEAGQELMSGSNEPSGLVRVAAPADFFDFFQMEWVSEFLAAHPRVRLDFVLSDTKADLITEQIDVAFRGGPLRDSGYVGRQIVDPGNVGMVASPAYIAARGAPRTLQDLASHDCVVSAQPGGHAVWRLVGPHGAEDVQVAGRFSGNTAQALRKAALAGLGIALLPPVMAALEVEAGTLVPVLPQYRPENFGLNVLYPSRRQLPLAVSAFIGLVIQKMNATDTAPE; encoded by the coding sequence ATGCTCGACCTCAATGACATCGCCATGTTTGTGCAGGTGGTCCGCAGCGGCAGCTTTGCCGAGGCGGCGCGGCGCCGGGGCATGCCGTCCAACACCGTGAGTCGGCGCATCCAGCAGCTTGAGGAACAACTCGGCACGCGGCTGCTGCAACGCTCTACCCGCAAACTCACCCTCACCAGCGCCGGTCAGGACTTTCATGAGCGTTGCGTCAGCGCGGTGGACGGCTTGCTCGAGGCGGGACAGGAATTGATGTCAGGCAGCAACGAGCCCAGTGGCCTGGTGCGGGTAGCGGCGCCTGCGGATTTCTTCGATTTTTTCCAGATGGAATGGGTCAGCGAATTTCTCGCCGCGCACCCGCGAGTGCGCCTGGACTTTGTGCTCAGTGATACGAAGGCCGACCTGATCACCGAGCAGATCGACGTCGCCTTTCGTGGTGGCCCCTTGCGCGACTCAGGCTATGTCGGCCGGCAGATCGTCGACCCGGGCAATGTCGGGATGGTCGCCAGCCCCGCCTACATTGCCGCGCGTGGTGCACCGCGGACCTTGCAGGATCTGGCCAGCCACGATTGCGTGGTCTCCGCGCAGCCAGGCGGCCACGCCGTCTGGCGGTTGGTCGGTCCCCACGGCGCAGAAGACGTACAAGTGGCCGGGCGCTTCAGCGGCAATACTGCCCAGGCGCTGCGCAAAGCCGCGCTGGCCGGCCTCGGCATCGCCCTGCTCCCACCGGTGATGGCCGCACTTGAAGTCGAGGCCGGTACGCTGGTGCCAGTGCTGCCCCAATACCGACCTGAAAACTTTGGCCTGAACGTGCTGTACCCGAGCCGTCGGCAATTGCCGCTTGCCGTGTCGGCGTTCATCGGACTGGTGATCCAGAAGATGAACGCGACGGACACGGCACCGGAGTGA
- a CDS encoding AraC family transcriptional regulator → MQEITRHPYQNTPRDAVVTTVDYADGTLFPLHDHQRGQFAYAASGVITVFTDDGNWVVPPQRGIWVPAQLPHSMQMRGPVTLHNTYIRKQAAQRLALPEQCQVLDVSPLLRQLLLKAIDVPARYASQGRDGHLMSLLLHEIAAMPALSLNAPLPAEPRLALVCRKFLSQPSLEVSIDDMAQRAGMSRRTFTRHFRLHTGISYIEWRQQACLLAAVVLLGKGQSVTEVAMTLGYSSSSAFATVFKQLLGEVPSRYLVEQLV, encoded by the coding sequence ATGCAAGAAATTACCCGCCATCCTTACCAGAACACGCCACGCGATGCCGTCGTGACCACCGTTGATTACGCGGACGGCACGCTGTTCCCGCTGCACGATCATCAGCGTGGCCAGTTCGCGTATGCCGCCAGTGGGGTGATCACCGTGTTCACCGATGACGGCAACTGGGTGGTTCCGCCCCAACGCGGTATCTGGGTCCCCGCGCAACTCCCCCACTCCATGCAAATGCGTGGCCCGGTCACCCTGCACAACACCTATATCCGCAAACAGGCGGCGCAACGACTTGCGCTACCGGAGCAATGTCAGGTGCTCGACGTGTCGCCATTGTTGCGGCAGTTGCTGTTGAAAGCCATTGATGTACCTGCGCGCTATGCAAGCCAGGGACGTGACGGTCATTTGATGAGTTTGCTGTTGCACGAGATTGCCGCGATGCCCGCGCTGTCGCTCAATGCGCCGCTACCGGCGGAGCCACGTCTGGCGTTGGTGTGTCGCAAGTTTCTGAGTCAGCCTTCGCTGGAAGTGAGTATCGACGACATGGCCCAACGTGCAGGAATGAGCCGGCGTACCTTTACCCGACATTTTCGATTGCACACCGGGATCAGCTATATCGAGTGGCGACAACAGGCCTGTCTGCTCGCTGCAGTTGTCCTGCTGGGCAAGGGTCAGTCGGTCACCGAGGTCGCCATGACGTTGGGGTATAGCAGCTCAAGTGCATTTGCGACCGTGTTCAAGCAGTTGTTGGGGGAAGTACCGAGTCGGTACCTGGTCGAGCAACTGGTTTAG